The Chrysiogenia bacterium genome contains the following window.
GTTCAGCACCCGCGCCGCCCGGGAGGGAATCCACACTTCATTTATCGGCAAGGCGCATTTCGCTACCAACGGCGTGCTCTTGCCGGGGCGTTCTCCTTATATGGAAGCCGCGCCCAACGCGCTGAAGATGCCCGAGGGGTGGCAGGGACCCTACATGGGTTTCGAGCACGTGGATCTGATGGAGCTGGGTCACTTCCCGGCGGGCTTTGGGCCTTGGCCGCTGGGGCTGCACTACGGCAAGTGGCTGGCAAAGGACGGGCGACTCAAGGCGCTGCAGCGCTTCGCCAAGGCGGGCCCCTGGTCGAGCCTTCCGCCCAAACGATCTGGCCCCCAGACCTGGAACTGTGCGCTCCCCGAAGAGCTCCATCCCACGACCTGGATTGCCGACCGCACCATCGACGAACTTCGTCGCAGCAAGGACAAGCCCTTCTTCATGTGGTGCTCCTTTGCCGACCCGCACCACCCCTTCGATCCGCCGGCGCCGTGGTGTTATCGCTATGACCCGGCCGACATGGCGCTGCCGCCACGCAATCCCGAAGAGCTTCGGGGCAAACCCGGGATCCAGCGCACGTTCTCGGAAGGGGTGAGCCGGTTTGCGGGTGTATTGAACCCTCCGGGCGCAAAGATCAGCGACCGCGCCCTGGCCGAGGTCATGGCCGCCTACTACGGCATGGTCGCGCAGCTCGACCACAACATCGGCCGGATCCTGGGCGAGCTCGCGACGCTGGGACTGGAGGACGACACGCTGGTCGTCTTCACCACCGACCACGGCGAGCTGCTGGGCGATCACTCCATGCTTCTGAAGGGGCCCTTCCACTATGACGGCGTGGTGAAGACGCCGCTCATCCTCAAGGGGCCGAAGATTCCGGTCGCAAAGCGTATCGACGCGCCAGTGGGGACGATCGATCTGGCGCCGACGCTCGAAGAACTCACGGGCGTCGCTGCCGGTTCGCGGGTGGAGGGAGAGAGCCTGCTGCCGATTCTCAAAGGGCGCGGTGACCGCGATGCCGTGCTTTGCGAGAACGACCATCAGATCTGGTTCAACACTCACGTGCAGACGATCGTCACGCGCGAGTGGAAGCTCAACATCCATCGCGGCCAGCCCCTGGGCGAGCTCTACGACCGGCGAAGCGATCCCGGCGAGTTCCGCAACCTCTGGGGGGAGAATCCGCGCGTTCGCGCCGAGCTCATGGCCGAGTTCGAGGCGCGCATTCCCGCGTGGAATGAGCCGCGGCGCAAGCCCGTATCGGTGTTTCCTGCCTGAGCTATTTCTTCTGTTTGTTGAAGTGCGCAAGCCTGCGTGTGAGCGTGTTGCGGTGAATGCCCAGCAG
Protein-coding sequences here:
- a CDS encoding sulfatase-like hydrolase/transferase; the encoded protein is HIMPGRKACAMNVLLITTDQQRADTLGAYGSTLGATPNLDRLAGQGSVFDGAFTQHPYCQPARWSILTGQHPRTHGVWTNGIDPTEQQVADAFSTRAAREGIHTSFIGKAHFATNGVLLPGRSPYMEAAPNALKMPEGWQGPYMGFEHVDLMELGHFPAGFGPWPLGLHYGKWLAKDGRLKALQRFAKAGPWSSLPPKRSGPQTWNCALPEELHPTTWIADRTIDELRRSKDKPFFMWCSFADPHHPFDPPAPWCYRYDPADMALPPRNPEELRGKPGIQRTFSEGVSRFAGVLNPPGAKISDRALAEVMAAYYGMVAQLDHNIGRILGELATLGLEDDTLVVFTTDHGELLGDHSMLLKGPFHYDGVVKTPLILKGPKIPVAKRIDAPVGTIDLAPTLEELTGVAAGSRVEGESLLPILKGRGDRDAVLCENDHQIWFNTHVQTIVTREWKLNIHRGQPLGELYDRRSDPGEFRNLWGENPRVRAELMAEFEARIPAWNEPRRKPVSVFPA